The sequence below is a genomic window from Sphingobacteriales bacterium.
GGGGCAATTTGGCGAACAGGTATTCATGAAAAAAATGGCTGAACTTGCTCATCCGTTACCTGTTTCGGTCGAAAGCGATACCATTCTGCAGGATGTAATTGCTGTTTTTAAAGAGAGAAAAATTGACAATATCATTGTTACCCAATCCGGAAAACCAATCGGGATGATTGATATTCAGGATATAACAGATTTAAAACTTTTGTAATGAACAAAGAAGAGATTATAAAAAAGTATGTTGAGACAGGTGGTAAATTTCTGACAGATAGTAGTGATTTTATCGCTCGTGCTTCCCAGATAGAAGCCCTCGTATTTGATTGGGATGGCGTTTTCAATTCCGGAATAAAGAGTGGTCAGGATCAACAGAGCGGATTCAGCGAGATTGATGCCATGGGGGTCAATCTTTTACGTTTCGCAATATGGCTGAATACCAAAAAGATAGCTCCGGTTGCCATTATATCAGGTCAGAAAAGTAACAATGCCAGATTTTTTGCTTCACGCGAAAACTTCAATTACATTTTCTCAGGATTTAAAAACAAAATAGAGGCTTACGAAATTTTTCTTAATAAAATTCATTCCTCTGCCAGAAAAACAGCCTTTTTCTTTGACGATATTCTTGACTTGTCAATCGTTTCCAGTATTAAACAGAAGCCGGGAGTCAAGGTCTTTATAAAGAGGAACGCAACTCCACTGCTGAATGATTATGTCGGGAGAAACCAGCTTTACGATTATGCAACCGCTTGCAGTTGTGATAGTTTTGCCGTCAGGGAAGCCTGCGAGCTGATAGCTTCAATGATTTACGATTACGACAAGCTGATAGAGATGCGCGTCAGCTATCACAATGGCTATTCGAGTTATCTGAACTACAGGGATAAAATAAA
It includes:
- a CDS encoding phosphatase, which encodes MNKEEIIKKYVETGGKFLTDSSDFIARASQIEALVFDWDGVFNSGIKSGQDQQSGFSEIDAMGVNLLRFAIWLNTKKIAPVAIISGQKSNNARFFASRENFNYIFSGFKNKIEAYEIFLNKIHSSARKTAFFFDDILDLSIVSSIKQKPGVKVFIKRNATPLLNDYVGRNQLYDYATACSCDSFAVREACELIASMIYDYDKLIEMRVSYHNGYSSYLNYRDKIKLNSVDFS